Proteins encoded within one genomic window of Pseudalkalibacillus sp. SCS-8:
- a CDS encoding DUF1801 domain-containing protein, producing the protein MYELKTKENDNSVIEFIENVESPKKREDAYRLLDIFTETTGYKAKMWGPSIIGFGSYHYKYESGHEGDAPLVGFSPRKAKISLYFAVGDDEKREELLKEFGKHTSGKACVYINKVADIDVDVLQALIKRSIEFLEERYEVRK; encoded by the coding sequence ATGTATGAATTGAAAACAAAAGAGAATGACAATAGTGTAATTGAGTTCATAGAGAATGTAGAGAGTCCAAAAAAGCGTGAGGATGCCTACCGCCTATTGGATATTTTCACCGAAACCACAGGTTATAAGGCGAAAATGTGGGGACCAAGCATTATAGGATTCGGCTCGTACCATTATAAATATGAATCAGGACATGAAGGGGACGCTCCACTTGTGGGATTCTCACCTCGGAAAGCAAAAATCAGCTTGTACTTTGCTGTCGGTGATGATGAGAAACGTGAGGAACTGTTAAAAGAGTTCGGGAAGCATACTTCTGGCAAAGCTTGTGTTTATATAAACAAAGTGGCAGATATTGATGTGGATGTCCTACAAGCACTTATCAAAAGATCGATTGAATTTTTAGAGGAACGATATGAGGTAAGAAAATAA
- a CDS encoding NADP-dependent oxidoreductase produces the protein MKAIVIDQYGGKETLKEREVNTPSINDEQVLVEIHATSINPIDWKVREGYLKEMLPFEFPIILGWDAAGVIIQKGENVTGFEVGDRVLTRPATTNHGTYAEYVAVEENLLAKMPGDMSFEEAASIPLAGLTAWQCLVDFGKIKENDKVLIHAGAGGVGNFAIQIAKSFGAYVATTASEKNHEFLKSLGADEIIDYKQADFSDVLQDYDIVLDSIGGEVQSKSYEILKENGKLVSIVQPPNEEEAAKYKVEAGFVWLQPNGEHLTKLADLYKTGQLKPIVGETFDFTEEDLREAHALSETHHAKGKIVIKVK, from the coding sequence ATGAAAGCAATTGTTATCGATCAATATGGTGGAAAAGAGACTTTAAAGGAACGTGAAGTAAATACACCATCTATAAATGATGAACAGGTATTAGTTGAAATTCATGCCACATCTATCAATCCTATTGATTGGAAAGTAAGGGAAGGCTACCTTAAAGAGATGCTCCCATTTGAATTCCCGATCATTCTCGGTTGGGATGCAGCTGGGGTAATCATACAAAAAGGTGAAAATGTTACGGGATTTGAAGTTGGAGACCGTGTTTTAACAAGACCGGCAACAACCAATCATGGTACTTATGCAGAATATGTAGCTGTCGAAGAGAACCTACTGGCGAAAATGCCTGGAGATATGAGTTTCGAGGAAGCAGCTTCCATTCCTCTTGCGGGACTTACGGCATGGCAATGTCTAGTTGATTTCGGTAAGATCAAAGAAAATGACAAGGTGCTTATCCACGCTGGTGCTGGTGGTGTAGGGAATTTCGCTATCCAGATCGCCAAAAGCTTCGGTGCCTATGTCGCAACCACAGCCAGTGAGAAGAATCATGAGTTCTTAAAATCACTTGGAGCAGATGAAATCATTGATTATAAGCAAGCCGATTTCTCAGATGTACTACAAGATTACGACATCGTCCTGGATTCGATCGGTGGAGAAGTCCAATCCAAAAGCTATGAAATCTTGAAAGAAAATGGAAAGCTCGTATCAATCGTACAACCGCCTAACGAAGAAGAAGCTGCCAAGTATAAAGTTGAAGCAGGATTTGTATGGTTACAGCCTAATGGAGAACACCTGACGAAGCTAGCTGATTTATACAAGACCGGGCAATTAAAACCGATAGTCGGTGAAACTTTCGATTTCACTGAAGAGGATTTACGTGAAGCACATGCTCTCAGTGAAACACATCACGCAAAAGGTAAAATCGTTATAAAAGTAAAATGA
- a CDS encoding MFS transporter: protein MREPAIHFEGKTNIPPLKKNHLVFRLIGGNIISFFGDQIYMIALPLTVLAVSGSAMSMGIVAALERVPVLLQPLTGILSDRLNRKWLLIGCDIGRAILIGFIALMFITNQLMIWHVFCCAFIIGLLSQIYNTSQFATIPHLARKEDLPTINAINTGSFNSVTMIAPGLGGIIISLMNPGFALLINSISFILAALTVISIPYTYEISIRKELQQKSIKEDLIEGFRFVIKTKPILITNIAQLFSIFGLTLFLTILVFHLKDTIHLSAKEIGLLLSVGGGAAVLGAISSSYLKEKYTYQKILFYSSFVGGLSIVFFGFIDTLISLIILNAVGTFAASIKNPCIITIRQRVTPDHLLGRVQATSRFMTWGFVPIAAFLSGLFSAYFGTAVTIIIGGMIATIAAFLFIHPALDGIND, encoded by the coding sequence GTGAGAGAGCCGGCCATTCATTTCGAAGGAAAAACAAATATTCCACCACTAAAGAAAAATCACCTGGTTTTTCGCCTTATTGGGGGAAATATTATCTCTTTTTTCGGTGATCAGATTTATATGATTGCACTTCCGCTAACGGTATTGGCCGTTTCTGGATCTGCTATGAGTATGGGGATTGTTGCTGCTCTGGAACGGGTACCTGTTTTACTGCAGCCTTTAACAGGTATTCTTTCAGATCGTCTTAACCGGAAATGGCTTTTAATAGGCTGTGATATTGGCAGGGCCATCCTCATTGGATTTATCGCTCTAATGTTCATCACCAATCAATTGATGATCTGGCATGTGTTTTGCTGTGCGTTTATCATCGGCTTATTAAGTCAGATCTACAATACATCCCAATTTGCAACCATCCCTCATTTAGCAAGAAAAGAGGACCTTCCTACGATTAATGCTATCAATACAGGGAGCTTCAATTCTGTGACGATGATAGCACCTGGACTAGGAGGGATAATCATTAGCCTGATGAATCCAGGGTTTGCACTTCTGATTAACAGCATTTCGTTCATACTTGCAGCGCTCACTGTGATTTCAATACCGTATACATACGAAATATCCATAAGAAAGGAGCTTCAGCAAAAAAGTATAAAGGAAGATCTCATTGAAGGTTTTCGCTTTGTTATAAAGACAAAACCAATCCTAATCACGAACATAGCGCAATTGTTTTCCATATTCGGATTAACATTGTTTTTGACGATCCTTGTGTTCCATTTAAAAGATACCATTCATTTAAGTGCAAAAGAAATCGGATTATTACTATCAGTTGGTGGAGGGGCTGCTGTATTAGGAGCAATCAGCTCAAGTTACTTAAAAGAAAAATATACGTATCAAAAGATATTGTTTTATTCTTCATTCGTTGGAGGACTTTCAATTGTATTTTTCGGTTTTATAGATACATTAATTTCGTTGATTATTTTAAATGCAGTGGGAACGTTTGCAGCTTCCATAAAAAATCCATGTATTATAACGATTAGACAGAGAGTGACTCCGGATCACTTGTTAGGACGTGTGCAGGCTACAAGTCGTTTTATGACATGGGGATTCGTGCCAATTGCAGCGTTTTTATCCGGGTTATTTTCTGCTTATTTCGGAACAGCAGTGACAATCATCATTGGAGGGATGATCGCCACAATTGCTGCATTTTTATTTATTCATCCAGCGTTAGATGGAATAAACGATTAA
- a CDS encoding metalloregulator ArsR/SmtB family transcription factor, whose protein sequence is MERLQATSRKRKTYQVEIKHSLLWECALGIAAVTNRPLHHTLEKTAEDWQKMRERLSPGAAKALKDVEENNTWKTLLQLLHEDDFSTIEEFIWYIHELPEQQLKEIAIPFLGEEYERERERAARGDQTAIDVLKQASEGHLFIPRYIEYITSVDPIELKDHLTTVMQGWYEDIILKEADEVVPILEKDAAAKWEMVEILASEKLVEWATGGIEYLPEPGVHRVLLIPHTIYRPWNMEADLEGTKVFYYPVADESLEQGDPYKPSPSLIQRHKALGDEARLRIVKLLSERDQSLQELTERLEMGKTTVHHHLKLLRAAQIVQAKSGIYGLRTNVLETILHDLKAYIDG, encoded by the coding sequence ATGGAACGATTACAAGCTACCAGCAGAAAGCGTAAAACGTATCAAGTGGAAATTAAACATTCTTTATTGTGGGAGTGTGCATTAGGGATTGCAGCGGTAACAAATAGACCTTTGCATCATACGCTTGAGAAAACGGCTGAGGATTGGCAGAAGATGAGGGAGCGGTTATCACCTGGAGCAGCAAAGGCTCTGAAGGATGTGGAGGAAAACAATACATGGAAGACGTTGTTACAGCTTTTGCATGAAGACGACTTCAGCACGATTGAAGAATTTATCTGGTACATACATGAATTGCCTGAGCAACAGTTAAAAGAAATAGCTATTCCTTTCTTAGGTGAGGAATACGAGAGGGAACGTGAAAGGGCTGCACGAGGGGATCAAACTGCGATAGATGTCTTAAAACAAGCTTCAGAAGGGCACCTTTTCATTCCTCGTTATATTGAATACATTACCTCGGTTGACCCGATAGAGCTAAAAGATCATTTAACCACTGTAATGCAGGGCTGGTATGAGGACATCATCTTGAAGGAAGCGGATGAAGTGGTCCCCATCTTAGAGAAAGATGCTGCTGCTAAGTGGGAAATGGTAGAGATATTGGCTTCTGAAAAGCTGGTGGAATGGGCGACGGGTGGGATTGAGTATTTACCTGAGCCAGGTGTTCATCGAGTATTACTTATCCCACATACGATTTACCGGCCATGGAACATGGAAGCGGATTTAGAGGGAACGAAGGTCTTCTACTATCCAGTTGCCGATGAAAGTTTGGAGCAAGGAGACCCATACAAACCAAGTCCTTCTTTAATACAGCGTCACAAAGCGTTAGGTGATGAAGCCAGACTACGGATCGTTAAATTGTTGTCGGAACGTGATCAATCATTACAGGAACTGACGGAGCGGTTGGAAATGGGAAAAACGACTGTACATCACCATTTGAAGTTATTAAGAGCGGCTCAAATTGTTCAAGCGAAGAGCGGAATATACGGGTTGCGAACGAATGTTCTGGAAACGATTTTGCATGACTTGAAGGCTTATATCGATGGTTAG
- a CDS encoding GNAT family N-acetyltransferase, translating to MNIRLAENKDISQLVRMRWDFTIEYDESKKTASYDDFELECKAFLEDAIKGNQWFIWVAEVNERVVSHIYIELIHKVPRPGRQTYPFAFMTNVYTVKDFRNKRIGSKLLSTINEWAKENRYEFIIVWPSEESINYYKKNGYVHCTEPMEHFIT from the coding sequence ATGAATATAAGACTTGCCGAAAATAAAGACATTTCACAACTCGTAAGAATGAGGTGGGATTTTACCATTGAATATGATGAAAGTAAAAAGACGGCATCTTATGATGATTTTGAATTGGAATGTAAAGCTTTTTTAGAAGATGCGATTAAAGGTAATCAATGGTTTATTTGGGTTGCAGAGGTAAATGAAAGAGTTGTATCCCATATTTACATAGAATTGATCCACAAAGTTCCGCGTCCAGGTAGACAAACTTACCCATTTGCTTTTATGACGAATGTATATACGGTTAAAGATTTTAGAAATAAAAGGATCGGAAGCAAACTTCTTTCCACTATAAATGAATGGGCCAAGGAAAATCGGTATGAATTCATCATCGTATGGCCGAGCGAGGAAAGCATCAACTATTATAAGAAAAACGGTTATGTACATTGTACAGAACCGATGGAACATTTTATAACTTAA
- a CDS encoding DUF4177 domain-containing protein, with protein MWEHKFVKVKLSSFKLKPQEDYREIVHEHEKQGWELVQIFAPGIKNYGTPDYFELIFKRQTEE; from the coding sequence GTGTGGGAACATAAATTTGTTAAGGTTAAATTATCATCTTTCAAGCTTAAGCCTCAGGAAGATTATCGTGAAATTGTTCATGAACATGAAAAACAAGGCTGGGAATTAGTTCAAATATTTGCTCCAGGGATTAAAAACTATGGAACACCTGATTATTTCGAACTGATTTTTAAGCGTCAGACAGAAGAATAA
- a CDS encoding sugar phosphate isomerase/epimerase: MKLGVFTVLFGDKSFEEMLDHVKESGLQAVEIGTGCFPGTAHSNPEELLEDANARSQYLQKVHDRGLTISAFSCHGNPLSPDKNFAQASDEALRRSIKLASMMDVPVVNCFSGTAGDHEGATYPNWPVTPWPGEFRDIYEWQWENKLIPYWKEIGEYAEAYGVKIGLELHGGFMVHTPYTMLKLREATCDAIGANLDPSHLWWQGIDPVAAIKILGEANAIHHFHAKDTYIDQDNVNMYGLTDMQPYHEVKTRAWTFRSVGCGHSLEEWSNIISTLRIYGYDHVISIEHEDPIMSVDEGFNRAVTNLKSVLISEKPSQMYWA; encoded by the coding sequence ATGAAGCTTGGAGTTTTTACCGTATTATTCGGAGATAAATCATTTGAAGAGATGCTGGATCATGTGAAAGAGAGCGGGTTACAAGCCGTAGAAATTGGAACAGGATGTTTTCCTGGTACAGCGCACAGTAATCCCGAAGAACTGTTGGAGGATGCGAATGCTCGGTCACAATATTTACAAAAGGTCCATGACCGTGGTTTGACGATTAGTGCATTCAGCTGTCACGGGAATCCGCTCTCTCCAGATAAGAATTTCGCGCAAGCCTCTGACGAAGCGTTGCGCCGCTCGATCAAGCTGGCTTCCATGATGGATGTTCCTGTCGTGAACTGCTTTTCTGGAACTGCGGGCGATCACGAAGGGGCTACTTATCCGAACTGGCCTGTAACTCCTTGGCCAGGTGAGTTTCGTGACATTTACGAATGGCAATGGGAAAACAAACTGATTCCATATTGGAAAGAGATCGGCGAGTATGCGGAAGCATACGGAGTGAAAATCGGCCTAGAATTGCACGGCGGATTCATGGTCCATACACCTTATACAATGCTGAAGCTTCGAGAGGCGACCTGTGATGCGATTGGAGCTAATCTTGATCCGAGTCACCTTTGGTGGCAAGGCATTGATCCTGTTGCTGCGATAAAAATCCTTGGTGAAGCGAATGCGATCCATCACTTCCATGCGAAGGACACGTACATCGATCAAGACAATGTGAATATGTACGGATTGACAGATATGCAGCCTTATCATGAAGTGAAAACGAGGGCATGGACCTTCCGCTCTGTTGGATGTGGTCACAGTCTAGAGGAATGGTCCAATATCATCAGTACACTTCGGATCTACGGCTATGATCATGTTATCAGCATTGAACATGAAGATCCAATCATGTCAGTGGATGAAGGCTTTAACCGAGCCGTTACCAACCTGAAATCTGTTCTGATTTCGGAAAAGCCATCTCAAATGTATTGGGCCTAA
- a CDS encoding Gfo/Idh/MocA family oxidoreductase — MKRLKAGIIGTGFSAMSHLEALKRLPNVEVVAIASSKREKAERVARQYHIEKAFDQVDEMIQDPDIDVIHNCSSNHLHFPFNKEVLQAGKHLLSEKPLALNSKESAELNAIASETNRVSAVCFNYRHYPMVREMKEQILSGNPGRVNLVYGGYVQDWCLYDTDYSWRMDEEKNGPSRAIADIGSHWCDTVQYILGKRIVEVFADLKTVHETRKKPTSDVTTFSSVQAEDTEDVAIQTEDYGSVLVHFEDGVHGVFTVSQVSPGRKNKFYFDITTAHETFSWDQEQPNRLWIGRRNEANRELVKDPGLLTSEAAKYAHYPGGHQEGWPDGLKNLMVDFYGEIEKRDRIQDDTYGNTSSFATLEDGHRIMTLIEAILESHERKQWVQISNMR; from the coding sequence ATGAAACGTTTGAAAGCAGGAATTATCGGGACAGGCTTTTCAGCAATGTCTCATTTAGAAGCATTGAAAAGGTTACCGAATGTTGAAGTCGTAGCGATTGCTTCGAGTAAACGTGAGAAAGCGGAACGAGTTGCGCGCCAGTATCATATTGAAAAAGCATTCGATCAAGTCGATGAAATGATTCAGGACCCAGATATAGACGTTATACACAATTGTTCATCCAATCATCTTCACTTTCCTTTCAACAAAGAAGTCCTGCAAGCGGGCAAGCACTTATTGTCGGAAAAGCCTCTAGCCTTGAACAGTAAAGAATCCGCTGAGCTAAACGCGATCGCATCTGAGACGAATCGTGTGAGTGCCGTATGCTTCAACTACCGTCACTATCCGATGGTCAGAGAAATGAAGGAACAAATCCTTAGTGGTAATCCAGGAAGAGTGAATCTTGTGTACGGTGGCTATGTGCAGGATTGGTGTTTATATGATACCGATTATAGCTGGCGAATGGATGAGGAGAAAAATGGTCCTTCCCGTGCAATCGCGGATATCGGTTCTCATTGGTGTGATACGGTCCAATACATCCTCGGTAAACGAATTGTTGAAGTCTTCGCAGATCTGAAGACCGTGCACGAAACGCGGAAGAAACCAACATCTGATGTGACGACATTTTCTTCCGTCCAAGCGGAGGATACAGAGGACGTCGCAATACAGACAGAAGATTACGGAAGTGTACTCGTTCACTTTGAGGACGGGGTTCATGGTGTGTTCACGGTTTCTCAAGTCAGTCCAGGCCGTAAGAACAAATTTTATTTTGATATCACAACAGCGCATGAGACGTTCTCCTGGGACCAAGAACAACCGAACAGGTTATGGATCGGGCGTCGTAATGAAGCAAACCGAGAATTGGTGAAGGATCCAGGGCTGTTAACGTCTGAAGCAGCAAAATATGCCCATTACCCAGGTGGTCATCAGGAAGGCTGGCCAGACGGATTGAAGAACTTGATGGTTGATTTTTACGGGGAAATTGAAAAGCGAGATCGTATTCAGGATGATACTTATGGGAACACTTCCTCATTTGCCACTTTGGAAGATGGTCATCGAATCATGACACTGATTGAAGCAATCCTTGAAAGTCATGAACGCAAGCAATGGGTTCAAATTTCAAATATGAGGTGA
- a CDS encoding Gfo/Idh/MocA family oxidoreductase — MKKKVRVAIIGAGAIAEGVHIPNYLKCEEKVELVAVCDVIEEKAKALAQKVNIPYAFSSYEEMFKSVEIDAVSICTPNKFHYPATIAALNAGCHVLCEKPPAMTVEEATEMAETAEKVGKILTYGFHFRHAPEVEALKRFTEQGELGEIYAARVTAMRRRGIPGWGVFTNKELQGGGPLIDIGVHMLDTALYLMDYPEPDTVFGVTYQKLGKRKGVGLMGEWDWENFSIEDMARGMITFKNGASILLDTAFAANVEKHDDMNVSLMGDKGGADVFPLKIYQEKHDLLVNTTPSHLPHKGNHELEIERFVEACLTGGPTISNGVEGVYLQQIINGLYESAEKGEAIKLQRAIQV, encoded by the coding sequence ATGAAAAAGAAAGTAAGAGTAGCGATCATTGGAGCGGGAGCTATTGCAGAGGGTGTCCATATCCCCAATTACCTGAAATGCGAAGAAAAAGTAGAGCTTGTCGCTGTATGTGATGTTATTGAAGAAAAGGCGAAGGCATTGGCACAGAAAGTGAACATTCCTTATGCTTTTTCCTCATACGAAGAAATGTTCAAATCCGTCGAAATTGACGCGGTGAGCATTTGTACACCGAATAAGTTCCACTATCCTGCAACCATTGCTGCATTAAATGCTGGCTGCCATGTCCTATGTGAAAAGCCTCCAGCAATGACTGTTGAGGAGGCTACAGAGATGGCAGAAACCGCTGAGAAAGTCGGAAAAATCCTGACATATGGATTCCACTTCCGCCATGCTCCCGAGGTTGAAGCGTTGAAACGTTTCACTGAACAGGGTGAACTCGGAGAAATATATGCCGCTCGCGTTACAGCCATGCGTCGTCGCGGAATTCCAGGCTGGGGCGTATTTACGAATAAAGAGCTCCAGGGTGGCGGACCGCTGATTGATATCGGTGTCCATATGCTGGATACAGCCTTATACCTGATGGACTATCCAGAACCGGACACGGTGTTTGGCGTCACCTACCAGAAGCTAGGAAAACGAAAAGGTGTCGGTCTCATGGGTGAATGGGATTGGGAAAACTTCTCGATTGAGGATATGGCACGTGGAATGATTACATTCAAAAACGGTGCTTCCATTTTACTGGACACAGCTTTTGCAGCGAATGTCGAGAAGCATGATGATATGAATGTAAGCTTGATGGGGGATAAAGGTGGTGCAGATGTCTTCCCGCTAAAGATTTATCAAGAAAAGCATGACCTCTTAGTTAATACGACTCCTTCTCATCTGCCTCATAAAGGCAATCATGAACTCGAAATCGAACGGTTTGTTGAAGCATGCCTAACGGGTGGTCCGACAATAAGCAACGGTGTAGAAGGTGTCTACCTGCAACAAATCATCAATGGGTTGTACGAATCAGCAGAAAAAGGCGAAGCGATCAAGCTGCAACGAGCGATCCAGGTTTAA
- a CDS encoding SRPBCC domain-containing protein codes for MPNDFRTELTVEAPRDALYKAIYTEDGVRGWWTRFADIGEQEGTKSTFRFPAAGFYVITRTEELTLNEQVIWKVVESKHPESSGFEDLEDWTGTTIRFQIEPAGDNQSKLVFVHEGLTPQLECYDACERGWGHYIHSLKSYVETGEGSPYDDDSVDNIKWK; via the coding sequence ATGCCAAATGATTTTCGTACTGAATTAACCGTTGAGGCACCTAGAGATGCACTATACAAAGCCATTTACACTGAAGATGGAGTAAGGGGCTGGTGGACCAGGTTTGCAGATATCGGTGAACAAGAAGGCACTAAATCAACTTTCCGATTTCCTGCGGCAGGTTTTTACGTGATAACTCGAACGGAAGAGTTAACCCTAAATGAACAAGTGATTTGGAAGGTCGTTGAATCCAAGCATCCCGAATCAAGTGGATTTGAAGATCTTGAGGACTGGACTGGGACGACCATCCGTTTTCAAATCGAACCAGCAGGTGACAACCAAAGTAAATTGGTATTCGTCCACGAGGGTTTAACTCCACAGCTGGAATGCTACGATGCATGTGAACGAGGATGGGGTCATTATATACACAGTCTCAAATCTTACGTGGAAACAGGTGAAGGTTCTCCGTACGATGATGACTCGGTTGACAACATCAAATGGAAATAA
- a CDS encoding FMN-dependent NADH-azoreductase, which yields MAEVLYITANPKSVEESLSLAVGEEFIQTYREANPNDEVIRLNLYDYDIPYIDTDVFNGWGKLQQGQAYEELSLDEQDKVRRINVLTEQFKKADKYVFVTPLWNFGVPPKMKAYIDTISIAGSTFKYTENGPVGLLENKKALHIQARGGIYSEGPAAELEMGDRYIKAVMGFLGVDDYNSIIIEGHAMMPDKTDEIKAEAMDKAKTIAQTF from the coding sequence ATGGCAGAAGTCTTATATATTACAGCAAATCCTAAATCGGTAGAGGAATCCCTCAGTTTAGCAGTTGGAGAAGAATTCATCCAAACATATCGAGAAGCAAATCCGAATGATGAAGTGATTCGTCTCAATCTATATGATTATGACATCCCTTATATTGATACAGACGTGTTCAATGGCTGGGGAAAGCTACAGCAAGGTCAAGCATATGAAGAACTAAGTCTGGACGAACAGGATAAGGTAAGAAGAATCAATGTACTTACAGAGCAATTCAAGAAGGCAGATAAGTATGTGTTTGTAACACCACTTTGGAACTTTGGTGTACCACCGAAAATGAAAGCTTATATCGATACCATTTCGATTGCAGGATCAACCTTCAAATATACGGAAAATGGTCCAGTCGGATTGCTCGAAAACAAAAAAGCGCTCCACATTCAGGCTCGTGGCGGCATTTATTCTGAAGGTCCAGCAGCTGAGCTTGAAATGGGCGACAGATACATTAAAGCGGTGATGGGATTCCTAGGAGTAGATGATTATAACTCAATCATTATTGAAGGGCATGCAATGATGCCGGATAAGACGGATGAGATTAAAGCTGAGGCTATGGATAAGGCAAAAACAATCGCTCAAACATTCTAA
- a CDS encoding DUF3892 domain-containing protein, protein MDKERFAAVRKDENGNIQMFKTSSGRELSYPEAIQEVDEERIEGVSVIREKDGETYIRSNPDNRKDNNLDGLPIF, encoded by the coding sequence ATGGATAAAGAACGGTTTGCTGCAGTGAGGAAAGATGAGAACGGAAATATACAAATGTTCAAAACAAGCTCGGGTAGAGAATTATCTTATCCTGAGGCCATTCAAGAAGTTGACGAAGAAAGAATTGAAGGGGTCAGTGTTATTCGTGAAAAGGACGGGGAGACCTACATCAGGTCCAATCCTGACAATCGAAAGGACAACAATTTGGATGGATTGCCGATTTTTTAA
- a CDS encoding VOC family protein: MDAEFGKIVWQDLTVKDAEKIKDFYSEVVGWTSKNHPMGDYDDFEIKPSKDSEETIAGICHARGSNANLPPQWLMYVNVENIDQSVTKCEELGGRVLDGPRTMGPNRFCVIQDPEGAVLALISNQE, from the coding sequence ATGGACGCTGAATTTGGAAAGATTGTTTGGCAGGATTTGACCGTAAAAGATGCTGAGAAAATCAAGGATTTTTATTCGGAGGTTGTCGGTTGGACGTCAAAAAATCATCCTATGGGTGATTATGATGATTTCGAAATAAAGCCTTCTAAAGACAGTGAAGAGACGATTGCAGGTATTTGCCATGCAAGAGGATCAAATGCGAATCTGCCACCACAGTGGTTGATGTACGTAAATGTGGAAAATATCGATCAGAGTGTAACAAAGTGCGAGGAACTAGGCGGAAGGGTGCTGGACGGACCAAGGACAATGGGTCCGAACCGCTTCTGTGTGATTCAAGATCCGGAAGGTGCTGTTCTTGCATTGATTTCAAACCAGGAATAA